A genomic segment from Pyruvatibacter sp. encodes:
- a CDS encoding PAS domain-containing sensor histidine kinase, translated as MASADQMTHLKGSYRTAFARVAWLLRRIQWPTFLGIGLAIMAVVSGIATYLTLTGATDFVPSRVMVISLLLFNMAIVLTLFALIAYRLVRLWIARRAGSAGARLHVRLVGMFSFVAVMPAIIVAVFAATTLDRSLDSWFSERTRTIIDNASTVAEAYFNEHRQVLRADALAMAADLNRYAPLFFSNPARFREVMTTQVALRSLSGGFVADANGQLMAYAEGSTSTRLTPPSPEVLQSLGEGEAHLTASEDGDQVQALVRLTSFGNAFLLVSRQVDGRVLDHLARTRAAAAEYANLESRRYTVQLTFALIYVIVALLVLLAAIWLGLWAANRLVSPIGDLVGAAERVSDGDLSTRVEIGSDADEISTLGRTFNRMTGQLQSQRNELMEANHQLDRRRRFTETVLSGVSAGVIGLDTKGRINLVNKSCLSLLERTRDELIGQSLVATVPEMATCVRQAMARRDRPAESQITLTRDDGSQRTMTVRVTSEKSGDDAHGYVVTLDDISELVSAQRASAWADIAQRIAHEIKNPLTPIQLSAERLKRKYGAQITDDPEVFEQCTNTIVRQVEDLGRMVDEFSSFARMPTAVMVPEDISALVREAVFLQRVAAPDISFEVEGAQQPVMVECDRRQLSQALTNLIKNAIEAIATRREQVPADDHTLPDRIVISVDDTTENGGEMVSIDIADTGIGLPRGERYRLVEPYVTRREKGTGLGLAIVKKIMEDHAGSLLLEDAPWVATGGHGACIKMLMPRRQVSDTDPTPDIDTENTNDTDTAAQPFAARASVGLTS; from the coding sequence ATGGCGTCCGCAGACCAGATGACGCACCTCAAGGGCAGCTACCGCACCGCGTTTGCGCGGGTGGCCTGGCTGCTGAGGCGCATCCAGTGGCCCACATTCCTGGGCATTGGCCTCGCCATCATGGCCGTGGTCAGCGGCATAGCCACCTATCTCACCCTCACCGGCGCCACGGACTTTGTGCCCAGCCGCGTGATGGTGATCTCGCTGCTGTTGTTCAACATGGCCATTGTGCTGACACTGTTCGCGCTGATCGCCTACAGGCTGGTGCGGCTGTGGATTGCACGGCGCGCCGGAAGTGCGGGTGCGCGGCTGCATGTGCGTCTCGTGGGCATGTTCAGCTTCGTCGCCGTGATGCCGGCCATCATCGTTGCCGTATTTGCCGCCACCACGCTGGACCGTAGCCTGGATTCGTGGTTCTCCGAACGTACACGGACCATCATCGACAACGCCTCAACGGTGGCCGAAGCCTATTTCAACGAACACCGTCAGGTGCTGCGCGCGGATGCTTTGGCCATGGCCGCCGACCTTAACCGCTATGCACCGCTGTTCTTCAGCAACCCGGCCCGGTTCCGCGAAGTAATGACCACCCAAGTAGCACTGCGTTCGCTGTCCGGCGGGTTTGTGGCGGACGCAAACGGCCAGCTCATGGCCTATGCGGAAGGGTCAACCAGCACCCGCCTGACGCCGCCGTCGCCTGAAGTGTTGCAATCGCTGGGCGAGGGCGAAGCGCATCTGACGGCCAGTGAAGACGGCGATCAGGTGCAGGCACTGGTGCGGCTGACAAGCTTCGGCAACGCTTTTTTGCTGGTGTCGCGCCAGGTCGACGGGCGGGTGCTGGACCATCTGGCGCGAACCCGCGCGGCGGCCGCCGAATATGCCAACCTGGAAAGCCGCCGCTATACGGTGCAGCTCACCTTCGCGCTGATTTATGTGATCGTCGCGCTGCTGGTGCTTCTGGCAGCCATCTGGCTTGGGCTGTGGGCGGCCAACCGCCTGGTCTCACCCATCGGCGACCTGGTGGGGGCGGCGGAGCGCGTGTCCGATGGTGACCTGAGCACCCGCGTTGAAATAGGCAGCGACGCGGACGAAATCTCGACGCTGGGCCGCACGTTCAACCGCATGACAGGCCAGTTGCAAAGTCAGCGCAACGAACTGATGGAAGCCAACCACCAGTTGGATCGCCGCCGACGGTTCACTGAAACCGTGCTGTCGGGTGTGAGTGCCGGTGTTATCGGGCTGGACACAAAGGGCCGCATCAACCTCGTCAACAAGAGCTGCCTGTCGCTGCTTGAGCGCACCCGCGACGAACTCATCGGCCAGTCACTGGTGGCAACAGTGCCTGAAATGGCAACCTGCGTGCGTCAGGCGATGGCCCGGCGCGACCGCCCGGCGGAAAGCCAGATTACGCTGACCCGCGACGATGGCAGCCAGCGCACAATGACCGTGCGCGTCACCTCGGAGAAATCCGGTGATGATGCTCACGGCTATGTCGTGACACTGGACGATATTTCAGAACTTGTGTCCGCCCAGCGCGCGTCAGCCTGGGCAGACATTGCCCAGCGTATCGCTCACGAGATTAAAAATCCGCTGACGCCAATCCAGCTCTCCGCCGAGCGGCTGAAACGTAAATACGGCGCGCAGATCACCGATGACCCGGAAGTGTTTGAACAATGCACAAACACCATTGTGCGGCAGGTGGAAGATCTGGGCCGCATGGTCGACGAGTTCTCGTCCTTCGCGCGGATGCCGACGGCCGTTATGGTGCCCGAAGACATCAGCGCCCTCGTGCGTGAGGCAGTGTTTCTGCAACGCGTTGCAGCACCCGACATCAGCTTTGAAGTCGAGGGCGCGCAGCAACCCGTGATGGTTGAATGTGACCGCAGGCAGCTGAGTCAGGCACTCACCAATCTCATAAAAAACGCTATCGAGGCGATTGCGACGCGGCGCGAACAGGTGCCTGCCGATGACCACACGCTGCCTGACCGTATTGTCATCTCAGTCGATGACACAACTGAAAATGGCGGCGAAATGGTGAGCATCGACATTGCTGATACCGGCATTGGCCTGCCGCGTGGTGAGCGCTACCGGCTGGTGGAGCCCTACGTCACGCGCCGCGAGAAAGGGACGGGCCTTGGTCTCGCCATTGTCAAAAAGATCATGGAAGATCACGCTGGCAGCCTGTTGCTGGAAGACGCGCCATGGGTGGCGACGGGCGGTCACGGGGCGTGCATCAAAATGCTGATGCCGCGGCGTCAGGTCAGCGACACGGACCCAACACCCGACATTGACACCGAAAATACCAATGATACCGACACTGCAGCACAGCCGTTCGCGGCCCGCGCGTCCGTCGGCCTGACGAGCTAA
- a CDS encoding sigma-54 dependent transcriptional regulator, with translation MASDILIVDDELDIRELMAGILDDEGYETRLAGNSDETLRAIQARVPRLVVLDVWLQGSRMDGLDLLDAIKEKHPNLPVVVISGHGNVETAVTAIKKGAYDYIEKPFKADRLVLIVQRAIEATKLRQENEQLRQRSTDEAELVGTSTSINQLRQTLDRVAPTNSRVLICGPSGCGKEVVARMLHARSLRAGASFVAINTATMAPERMEEELFGTEAAEGRPAKVGVFEQAHKGTLFLDEVADMPLETQGKILRVLVDQTFERVGGGPRVQVDVRVVSSSSRDLTAEIAAGRFRQDLYHRLNVVPITVPALSERRDDIPLLAEHFMERIAASAGLSTRRIGEDALAALQAHDWPGNVRQLRNNIERLLILASGEKEGAITADMLPSEVSRTTPQVGEGDAGQNIMALPLREARESFERQYLLAQIRRFGGNISRTAAFIGMERSALHRKLKSLGVTTSNRSELSA, from the coding sequence ATGGCGTCTGATATTCTGATTGTCGATGATGAGCTGGACATCCGTGAGTTGATGGCCGGCATTCTGGACGATGAAGGCTACGAAACCCGGCTGGCGGGCAACAGCGATGAAACCCTGCGCGCCATTCAGGCGCGCGTGCCGCGTCTGGTTGTGCTTGACGTATGGCTTCAGGGCAGCCGCATGGACGGGCTGGACCTGCTGGATGCGATCAAGGAAAAACATCCCAATCTGCCGGTCGTCGTCATCTCCGGCCACGGCAACGTGGAAACCGCAGTGACCGCCATCAAGAAGGGCGCCTACGACTACATCGAAAAGCCGTTCAAGGCAGATCGCCTGGTACTGATTGTGCAGCGTGCCATCGAGGCGACAAAACTCCGGCAGGAAAACGAGCAACTGCGCCAACGCAGCACCGATGAAGCCGAACTTGTCGGCACCTCAACCAGCATCAACCAGCTTCGCCAGACACTGGACCGCGTGGCACCCACCAACAGCCGTGTGCTGATCTGCGGCCCGTCCGGCTGCGGCAAGGAAGTTGTGGCGCGTATGCTGCACGCTCGCTCGCTGCGGGCAGGTGCGAGTTTCGTCGCCATCAACACAGCCACCATGGCGCCCGAGCGCATGGAAGAAGAGCTGTTCGGCACCGAAGCCGCCGAAGGCCGCCCGGCCAAGGTCGGTGTGTTTGAGCAGGCCCACAAAGGCACGCTGTTTCTTGACGAGGTGGCAGACATGCCGCTGGAAACCCAGGGCAAGATATTGCGCGTGCTGGTGGACCAGACCTTTGAGCGCGTCGGCGGTGGCCCGCGTGTGCAGGTGGATGTGCGCGTTGTCTCATCATCAAGCCGCGACCTGACGGCGGAAATTGCCGCAGGCCGGTTCCGCCAGGACCTGTATCACAGGCTCAATGTTGTGCCCATCACCGTGCCTGCTCTGTCAGAACGGCGTGATGATATTCCGCTGCTGGCGGAGCATTTCATGGAACGCATCGCAGCGTCCGCCGGGCTGTCCACGCGCCGCATCGGCGAGGATGCGCTGGCAGCGCTTCAGGCCCATGACTGGCCCGGCAATGTGCGCCAGTTGCGCAACAACATTGAGCGCCTGCTCATACTGGCATCCGGCGAGAAAGAAGGTGCCATCACCGCTGACATGCTTCCATCCGAAGTATCACGCACCACGCCGCAGGTAGGCGAGGGGGACGCGGGCCAGAATATTATGGCGCTGCCGCTGCGTGAAGCGCGCGAAAGTTTTGAACGGCAATATCTGCTGGCACAGATCAGGCGCTTTGGTGGCAACATCTCACGTACCGCAGCCTTCATCGGCATGGAGCGCTCTGCGCTGCACCGCAAGCTCAAGTCGCTGGGCGTGACAACATCCAACCGCTCCGAACTCAGCGCGTAA
- the trkA gene encoding Trk system potassium transporter TrkA: MKVIICGAGQVGSGIARQLSNEHNDVTVIDNSPALIQQIADSLDVRTVVGYASHPDVLERAGAREADMIIAVTFADEVNMVACQVAHSLFNVPTKIARIRAQSYLRPVWQDLFTRDHMPIDVIISPELEVGRAVMRRLKMPGALEAIPFGDGHITFLGIALEDDCPVVNTPLRQLTDLFPDLTAVVTGIQRGDRLFVPDSGDQMMVGDIAYVVSDTTQTRRVLSLFGHEEKAARRVVIVGAGNIGRHVAQELETEHTKVKVKIIEADKATAVIAADELSRTVVLHGNALDEEVLREAGADSAETLIALTNDDKVNILSSVMAKQLGCGRAIALINNRSYANLMGPMDIDAFVNPRATTVSTVLRHVRRGRIRGVSSVQDGKAEVIEAEALATSTLVGRPLRDADLPNGMRIGAILRGTRVIVPRGDTEVHAGDRVVIFALADEVSHVERMFRVSIEFF; this comes from the coding sequence ATGAAAGTCATCATCTGTGGCGCCGGTCAGGTGGGGTCTGGTATCGCCCGCCAGCTTTCCAACGAGCACAACGACGTGACCGTGATCGACAATTCGCCTGCGCTGATTCAGCAAATAGCGGATTCGCTCGATGTGCGCACAGTCGTCGGCTACGCCTCGCACCCTGACGTGCTGGAGCGCGCCGGAGCCCGCGAGGCCGACATGATCATTGCCGTCACATTTGCCGATGAAGTGAACATGGTGGCCTGCCAGGTGGCACACTCGCTGTTCAACGTGCCCACAAAAATTGCCCGCATTCGCGCGCAAAGCTACCTGAGGCCGGTCTGGCAGGATTTGTTCACCCGCGATCACATGCCGATCGATGTGATTATTTCGCCCGAGCTTGAAGTGGGTCGCGCTGTGATGCGTCGTCTCAAAATGCCCGGCGCGCTCGAAGCCATTCCGTTTGGCGATGGCCACATCACATTTCTGGGTATCGCCCTGGAAGATGACTGCCCCGTGGTCAACACACCGCTACGCCAGTTGACGGATCTGTTTCCCGATCTGACTGCGGTTGTCACCGGCATCCAGCGCGGCGACCGTTTGTTCGTGCCAGACTCAGGCGACCAGATGATGGTCGGCGACATCGCCTATGTCGTGTCGGACACCACACAGACGCGACGCGTCTTGTCGCTGTTCGGCCACGAGGAAAAGGCTGCCCGCCGCGTGGTGATTGTCGGCGCGGGCAATATCGGCCGTCACGTGGCGCAGGAGCTTGAAACCGAGCACACCAAAGTGAAGGTCAAGATCATTGAGGCCGACAAGGCAACCGCTGTTATTGCGGCGGACGAGCTGTCCCGCACGGTTGTGCTCCACGGCAATGCACTGGACGAAGAAGTGCTGCGTGAAGCGGGTGCCGACAGCGCTGAAACACTGATTGCGCTTACCAATGACGACAAGGTGAATATTCTCAGCAGCGTCATGGCCAAGCAGCTTGGCTGCGGGCGCGCCATCGCCCTCATCAACAATCGCAGCTATGCAAACCTGATGGGGCCGATGGATATTGACGCCTTCGTCAACCCGCGCGCCACTACGGTTTCGACTGTGTTGCGCCATGTGCGCCGGGGCCGTATTCGCGGCGTGTCGTCGGTACAGGACGGCAAGGCTGAAGTCATTGAGGCAGAGGCGCTTGCGACATCCACGCTGGTGGGCCGTCCGCTGCGCGATGCCGACCTGCCAAACGGTATGCGCATTGGTGCCATTCTGCGCGGCACCAGGGTGATTGTGCCCAGGGGTGACACAGAGGTTCATGCCGGTGACCGGGTTGTGATATTTGCGCTGGCAGATGAGGTCAGCCATGTCGAGCGTATGTTCCGGGTTAGTATTGAGTTCTTCTAG
- a CDS encoding potassium transporter TrkG, which produces MSFAVVGIVLAAALSVIAAAHLLPVLVAYSVGQTDQAVVFAMTGLLTAFVAGALGLATRDQVKRPMVTQRLAALGVAWLIAPAFAAIAFVGVDPDVLYADAYFDAVSALTTTGSVSLINEISQSPAVMIWRATLQWVGGFATLLMAMVVLAQLGLAGLSLRRTPMPPGNTSGPFGRYWPAMLALGATYGSVTLVGLIGLLLTGMPLIPAMGLAFSAVSTSGVMPQGGVLVTGVTYWPAIIVAFMLFAGATNYMRHSGMARRSVSAYWEDPEFRYITLAVIVGGIVLALLLTVWAGADLSLARGMLWVLSLLSTSVHPVDQSGFATIPLLVALSLVFVGGSTMSTAGGIKLMRLALMMKQGAREISRLAHPHGIVHTDFGGRPYTMALMRGVWTMFIIMLALALLASLALTAGGVPFVQAITAAIGALANAGPVLGFAAGADGSVIGLDTAQVYAAMPAASKLVLSVAMIAGRVEVLAFVGILVGLSTRDS; this is translated from the coding sequence ATGTCGTTTGCCGTTGTCGGCATAGTTCTGGCAGCCGCCTTGTCGGTCATCGCAGCAGCGCACCTGCTGCCGGTGCTGGTGGCTTACTCCGTCGGCCAGACTGACCAGGCGGTTGTGTTCGCCATGACCGGCCTGCTCACGGCCTTTGTCGCGGGCGCTCTGGGCCTTGCTACCCGCGACCAGGTAAAGCGCCCCATGGTGACGCAACGTCTGGCGGCGCTGGGCGTTGCGTGGCTCATTGCCCCGGCGTTCGCAGCCATAGCCTTTGTGGGTGTTGACCCTGATGTTCTGTACGCGGATGCATATTTTGATGCCGTGTCTGCGCTCACCACAACCGGCTCAGTCTCGCTTATCAACGAAATATCCCAGTCACCGGCGGTGATGATCTGGCGGGCCACCCTGCAATGGGTTGGCGGCTTTGCCACGCTCTTGATGGCGATGGTGGTGCTCGCGCAGCTTGGGCTTGCCGGACTGTCGTTACGCCGGACACCTATGCCGCCGGGCAATACATCCGGCCCGTTTGGCCGCTACTGGCCTGCCATGCTGGCATTGGGCGCGACCTATGGCAGTGTCACGCTGGTGGGCCTCATCGGCCTGTTGCTGACCGGAATGCCGCTGATACCGGCAATGGGACTGGCGTTCTCGGCAGTTTCCACATCAGGTGTTATGCCTCAGGGGGGTGTGCTCGTGACCGGCGTCACCTATTGGCCCGCGATCATTGTGGCGTTCATGTTGTTTGCCGGGGCCACAAACTATATGCGCCATTCAGGCATGGCCCGAAGATCTGTGTCAGCGTACTGGGAAGATCCCGAGTTTCGTTACATCACGCTGGCGGTCATCGTCGGCGGCATTGTGCTTGCGCTGTTGCTGACTGTGTGGGCAGGCGCGGATCTATCACTTGCCCGCGGTATGCTGTGGGTGCTGTCGCTGCTTTCAACGTCAGTCCACCCGGTGGACCAGAGCGGTTTTGCAACCATTCCGCTGCTGGTTGCACTGAGCCTGGTGTTCGTTGGCGGCAGTACCATGTCCACTGCCGGTGGCATCAAGCTCATGCGCCTGGCATTGATGATGAAGCAGGGGGCGCGCGAGATTTCCCGGCTGGCGCATCCTCACGGCATTGTTCACACCGACTTTGGTGGTCGCCCCTACACCATGGCGCTTATGCGCGGGGTATGGACCATGTTCATCATCATGCTGGCGCTGGCGCTGCTGGCCTCTTTGGCCCTCACCGCCGGTGGCGTACCGTTTGTTCAGGCAATAACCGCAGCCATTGGCGCGCTTGCCAATGCAGGCCCGGTGCTTGGGTTTGCTGCGGGGGCTGACGGCAGTGTCATCGGGCTTGATACAGCACAGGTGTATGCGGCCATGCCGGCCGCCAGCAAACTTGTTCTGAGTGTTGCAATGATCGCCGGGCGTGTGGAGGTCCTGGCCTTTGTCGGCATTCTCGTTGGCCTCTCAACGCGGGACAGTTAG
- a CDS encoding D-amino-acid transaminase, which yields MTRIAFVRDATTPGSYMPRADARISVEDRGFNLADGIYEVCEIRDGGLVDENRHLNRYERSLRALRIDAPMPRRALQLVLREVVRRNGVQNGILYVQVTRGAARRDHAFPDPGVVPTLVVFATSTHVATREAKADHGVTVTTLPDERWHRRDIKSISLLPNVLAKQTAREAGAYEAWLVDAAGYITEGASTNAWIIDAQGTLITRPLSHDILPGISREVILQAADQLNMPVEERAFTVAQACDAAEAFLSSSSAILLPVIRIDSHPIGKGLPGRLTHKLRAASRAISVVSGRQLPSI from the coding sequence ATGACCCGTATCGCCTTTGTAAGGGATGCAACCACCCCCGGCAGCTATATGCCGCGCGCGGATGCCCGCATATCTGTCGAGGATCGTGGCTTTAACCTGGCCGATGGCATCTACGAAGTATGCGAGATACGCGACGGCGGGCTGGTGGATGAAAACCGGCACCTCAACCGCTATGAACGCTCGCTTCGCGCGCTGCGCATTGACGCACCAATGCCGCGTCGCGCTTTGCAGCTTGTGCTGCGCGAAGTCGTGCGTCGCAACGGCGTGCAAAACGGAATCCTGTATGTGCAGGTAACGCGCGGTGCTGCGCGTCGTGACCATGCGTTTCCCGATCCCGGCGTTGTGCCGACGCTCGTTGTGTTTGCAACGTCAACGCATGTCGCCACCCGCGAGGCAAAGGCCGATCACGGGGTGACCGTCACAACCCTGCCGGACGAACGCTGGCACCGGCGTGACATCAAGTCGATAAGCCTGCTGCCCAACGTGCTGGCAAAGCAGACGGCGCGCGAGGCCGGTGCCTATGAGGCATGGCTTGTTGACGCGGCGGGATACATCACCGAAGGCGCATCCACCAACGCCTGGATCATAGATGCGCAGGGCACGCTCATCACCCGGCCTCTAAGCCATGACATTCTGCCCGGCATCAGTCGTGAGGTCATTTTGCAGGCTGCCGACCAGTTGAATATGCCGGTTGAAGAGCGCGCCTTCACCGTGGCACAAGCCTGTGACGCGGCTGAAGCGTTCCTTTCCAGTTCGTCCGCCATCCTGCTGCCGGTCATCCGGATCGACTCGCACCCCATAGGCAAGGGGCTGCCGGGCCGACTAACCCACAAACTGCGTGCTGCCTCTCGCGCCATTTCGGTGGTTTCCGGTAGGCAGTTGCCCTCAATTTGA
- the hfq gene encoding RNA chaperone Hfq: protein MSDKPQNLQDTFLNYIRKQKMPVTVFLVNGVKLQGVVTWFDSFCVLLRRDGHSQLVYKHAISTIMPSAPVQLFDDEGEGSGE, encoded by the coding sequence ATGTCAGACAAGCCCCAGAACCTTCAGGACACCTTCCTGAACTACATCCGCAAACAGAAAATGCCGGTCACGGTATTTCTGGTAAACGGCGTGAAGTTGCAGGGCGTGGTCACATGGTTCGACAGCTTCTGTGTGCTGCTGCGGCGTGACGGGCACTCGCAACTGGTTTACAAGCACGCCATATCCACAATTATGCCGTCGGCCCCGGTTCAGCTCTTTGATGATGAAGGCGAGGGGTCCGGCGAGTAG
- the hflX gene encoding GTPase HflX, giving the protein MSEDAVTGPMDDRIAATDSGRAIVLHPWIKSAPQSAQARSGARAPEDRLEEAVGLAAAIHLDIAHSAVVPVAGPKPGTLFGQGKVEEIKELVQLEEAGLVIIDGVVTPIQQRNLERAWKAKVLDRTGLILEIFGERAATREGTLQVELAHLMYQKSRLVRSWTHLERQRGGLGFVGGPGETQIEADRRHIQDRITKLENQLERVTRTRELHRKTRRRVPYPIVALVGYTNAGKSTLFNRLTSSGVLAEDMLFATLDPTMRALDMPGGQRVILSDTVGFISDLPTSLVAAFRATLEEVLEADLILHVRDISHPDTAAQRQDVHDVLRELGVDPQNTTRVVEVANKIDLMDAQARAVLDLTAAQDPNQLAVSAITGEGLGALSALVEARVTAHLTAIEIALGPQHAAARAWLHENCTVSGEDAADSDGIIRIRIKASSADIGRIAKLYPDLLPEAVAL; this is encoded by the coding sequence ATGAGTGAAGACGCCGTCACAGGCCCCATGGATGATCGCATCGCTGCGACCGATAGCGGTCGTGCGATTGTGCTGCATCCGTGGATCAAATCTGCGCCGCAAAGTGCTCAAGCCCGGTCAGGTGCGCGCGCGCCCGAAGACCGCTTGGAAGAGGCTGTGGGGCTGGCCGCCGCCATTCACCTCGATATTGCCCATTCAGCCGTTGTGCCGGTAGCCGGCCCCAAGCCGGGCACGCTGTTCGGGCAGGGCAAGGTTGAGGAAATCAAAGAGCTGGTGCAGCTTGAGGAGGCGGGCCTCGTCATTATTGATGGCGTTGTGACGCCCATTCAGCAGCGCAATCTGGAGCGCGCATGGAAAGCCAAGGTGCTGGACCGCACCGGGCTCATTCTGGAAATTTTCGGCGAACGCGCGGCCACCCGCGAAGGCACGTTGCAGGTGGAACTCGCGCACCTGATGTACCAGAAAAGCCGTCTGGTGCGATCATGGACCCACCTTGAGCGCCAGCGCGGCGGGCTTGGCTTTGTGGGTGGCCCCGGCGAAACCCAGATCGAAGCCGACCGACGCCACATTCAGGACCGCATCACCAAGCTGGAAAACCAGCTTGAACGTGTCACCCGTACCCGCGAGCTGCACCGCAAGACCCGCCGCCGGGTGCCATATCCCATAGTGGCGCTTGTCGGCTACACGAATGCCGGCAAATCGACGCTTTTCAACCGGCTCACCTCGTCCGGCGTGCTGGCCGAGGACATGCTGTTTGCGACGCTTGATCCCACCATGCGCGCCCTTGATATGCCCGGCGGCCAGCGGGTCATCTTGTCAGACACGGTGGGGTTCATCTCCGACCTGCCTACATCGCTGGTGGCAGCCTTCCGCGCCACGCTGGAAGAGGTGCTGGAAGCAGACCTGATCTTACATGTGCGCGATATTTCGCACCCCGATACAGCCGCCCAGCGGCAGGATGTGCATGACGTGTTGCGCGAACTTGGCGTGGACCCGCAGAACACAACGCGCGTGGTTGAGGTCGCCAACAAGATTGACCTTATGGACGCGCAGGCGCGCGCCGTGCTTGACCTCACCGCGGCGCAAGACCCCAACCAGCTTGCCGTCTCCGCCATAACGGGGGAGGGGCTGGGCGCGCTCAGCGCTCTTGTTGAAGCGCGTGTCACGGCGCACCTGACTGCTATCGAAATTGCGCTTGGCCCCCAGCATGCTGCAGCCCGTGCATGGTTGCACGAAAACTGCACCGTGTCCGGCGAGGATGCGGCCGACAGTGACGGCATCATCCGTATACGGATCAAGGCGTCGTCCGCCGACATCGGCCGCATCGCCAAGCTTTACCCCGACTTGCTGCCCGAGGCTGTGGCGCTCTAG
- a CDS encoding pectin acetylesterase-family hydrolase, whose amino-acid sequence MFKTTLLAAVAALVIGCAAHAEPLTAIEDMSEGWNTLAPGGDTKCAMGTPYTFHVKPGAREKVMVFLNGGGACWSGQNCDASVEPTTYVPLAELPHNDPRTRGGAFDQANPENPFSAWTQVFVSYCTGDVHMGANDKTYTKPDGSEVTIFHRGKANAMSALGWLFDNVTSPETVFVSGGSAGAVSSPVYAGIVQEAYPDAQVIQFAGGGGGYRVGANPELSENLGIYTGLPDWPSMQVLSADASSFDDFYAATAVRFPQIKFHQFNTAYDSVQKQFLTLLGSDSEVYPLLKANLADLTATISTFRSFTASGTFHTLLRFDEMYAFEAEGVRAVDWVRDVAAGKDVANVTCANDEGGCTGGPTD is encoded by the coding sequence ATGTTCAAAACAACTTTGCTGGCGGCTGTTGCTGCGCTCGTCATCGGCTGTGCTGCACACGCTGAGCCGCTGACAGCTATCGAGGATATGTCTGAGGGCTGGAACACGCTTGCACCCGGCGGCGACACAAAATGTGCAATGGGAACGCCCTACACGTTTCATGTGAAGCCGGGTGCACGTGAAAAAGTAATGGTGTTTTTGAATGGCGGCGGCGCGTGCTGGTCCGGCCAGAACTGCGACGCCAGCGTTGAGCCAACAACCTATGTGCCGCTGGCAGAGCTTCCCCACAACGACCCACGCACCCGCGGTGGTGCGTTTGACCAGGCCAACCCGGAGAATCCTTTCAGCGCGTGGACGCAGGTGTTTGTTTCCTACTGCACCGGCGACGTGCATATGGGCGCCAACGACAAGACCTACACCAAGCCCGATGGCAGCGAGGTGACTATCTTTCATCGCGGCAAGGCCAATGCCATGTCGGCGCTTGGCTGGCTTTTTGACAATGTGACGTCACCGGAAACGGTGTTTGTTTCAGGCGGGTCTGCGGGTGCTGTCTCATCGCCGGTTTATGCGGGCATCGTGCAGGAAGCCTACCCTGATGCTCAGGTCATCCAGTTTGCGGGTGGCGGGGGCGGGTATCGCGTGGGGGCAAATCCGGAGCTGAGCGAAAATCTGGGCATCTATACGGGTCTGCCCGACTGGCCATCCATGCAGGTGCTATCCGCTGACGCCTCGAGCTTTGATGATTTCTATGCGGCAACCGCTGTTCGGTTTCCACAGATAAAGTTCCATCAGTTCAACACCGCCTATGACAGTGTGCAGAAGCAATTTCTGACACTGCTTGGCTCCGACAGCGAGGTGTATCCGCTGCTCAAGGCCAACCTTGCTGACCTGACAGCCACCATCAGCACGTTCCGCAGCTTCACGGCGTCGGGTACATTCCACACGCTGCTGCGGTTTGACGAAATGTATGCGTTTGAAGCGGAGGGTGTACGGGCGGTTGACTGGGTGCGTGACGTGGCAGCGGGCAAGGATGTGGCGAACGTGACCTGCGCCAATGATGAGGGTGGGTGCACCGGCGGGCCCACTGACTAG